In a single window of the Mesoplodon densirostris isolate mMesDen1 chromosome 16, mMesDen1 primary haplotype, whole genome shotgun sequence genome:
- the TBL2 gene encoding transducin beta-like protein 2, whose product MELLEMPELMGLSLLLGLLALVATAAVARGWLRAEQETCGRSAGQKANGFPPDKSLRSKKQKQHQRIHKEKPQQHNFTHRLLAATLKSHSGNISCMDFSSNGKYLATCADDRTIRIWSTKDFLQREHRSMRANVELDHAVLVRFSPDCRAFIVWLANGDTLRVFKMTKREDGGYTFTATPEDFPKKHKAAVINIGIADTGKFIMTASSDTTILIWNLKGQVLSTINTNQMHNTFATISPCSRFVASCGFTPDVKVWEVCFGKKGDFQEVVRAFELKGHSAAVHFSAFSNDSRRMASVSKDGTWKLWDTDVEYKKQQDPYLLRTGRFEEASTMPCRLALSPDAQVLALASGTSIHLYNTLRGEKEECFERVHGERISDLSFDVTGRLLASCGDRAVRLFHNTPGYRAVVEEMQGLLKRASNESTRQRLQQQLTQAQEALKSLGALRK is encoded by the exons ATGGAGCTGCTGGAGATGCCGGAGCTGATGGGGCTGTCGCTGTTGCTCGGGCTGCTGGCCCTGGTGGCGACGGCGGCGGTTGCGCGGGGGTGGCTGCGCGCGGAGCAGGAGACGTGCGGCCGGTCCGCAG GCCAAAAAGCAAATGGATTTCCACCTGACAAGTCCTTGAGATCCAAGAAGCAGAAACAACATCAGCGGATTCACAAGGAAAAGCCTCAGCAACACAACTTCACCCACCGCCTCCTGGCTGCAACATTGAAG AGCCACAGTGGGAACATATCTTGCATGGACTTTAGCAGCAATGGCAAATACCTGGCCACCTGTGCAGATGACCGTACCATCCGCATCTGGAGCACCAAGGACTTCCTGCAGCGGGAGCACCGCAGCATGAGAGCAAATGTGGAGCTGGACCATGCTGTCCTGGTGCGCTTCAGCCCTGACTGCAG AGCATTCATCGTCTGGCTGGCTAACGGAGATACCCTCCGTGTCTTCAAGATGACCAAGCGAGAGGATGGGGGCTATACTTTCACGGCTACCCCAGAGGACTTTCCTAAAAAGCACAAGGCAGCCGTCATCAACATTGGCATTGCTGACACAG GGAAGTTCATCATGACTGCTTCCAGTGACACAACTATCCTCATCTGGAATCTGAAAGGTCAGGTGCTGTCTACCATCAACACCAACCAGATGCACAATACCTTTGCTACTATATCCCCTTGTAGCAG GTTTGTGGCCTCATGTGGCTTCACCCCAGATGTAAAAGTTTGGGAAGTCTGCTTTGGGAAAAAAGGGGACTTCCAGGAGGTTGTGCGAGCCTTTGAACTGAAGGGCCACTCTGCAGCCGTCCACTTCTCCGCTTTCTCCAATGACTCCCGGAG GATGGCCTCTGTCTCCAAGGATGGTACGTGGAAACTGTGGGACACAGATGTGGAATACAAGAAGCAGCAGGACCCCTACTTGCTGAGGACAGGCCGTTTTGAAGAAGCAAGCACCATGCCGTGCCGCCTGGCACTCTCGCCTGACGCCCAGGTTTTGGCTTTGGCCAGTGGCACCAGTATTCATCTCTATAACACCCTGCGGGGTGAGAAGGAGGAGTGCTTCGAGCGGGTCCATGGGGAGCGTATCAGTGACTTGTCCTTTGACGTCACTGGCCGGCTTCTGGCCTCCTGTGGGGACCGCGCAGTGCGGCTCTTCCACAACACCCCTGGCTACCGGGCAGTGGTGGAAGAAATGCAGGGCCTCCTCAAGCGGGCCTCCAATGAGAGCACCCGCCAGAGGCTACAGCAGCAGCTGACGCAGGCCCAGGAGGCCCTGAAGAGCCTGGGTGCCTTGAGGAAATGA